One region of Zingiber officinale cultivar Zhangliang chromosome 7B, Zo_v1.1, whole genome shotgun sequence genomic DNA includes:
- the LOC122005517 gene encoding putative oxidoreductase TDA3 encodes MASQLLSPSAVGQGTASVEKTVVVCGGGVIGACTAYFLATKGAARVTVVEKSSVACAASGKAGGFLALDWCDGSPLGVLARASFHLHRSLATALDGPANYGYRPLDTLSLTLLPSSSSASDAAPSPSFPRWVDGPRARQPRTIGTTETTAQVHPQLFTRTLMSVAASKHGVEVVIGEVERVEVEDGRVAGVKLKGSDGRVIPTDTVVLALGPWSNRTPIVSSLFNVSGLKAHSIILQPKVPDAITPHALFLSYQPAPGSKTLDPEVYPRPTGEVYICGMSKEAEVPDDPEEIHGESESISMLHEIASTVSSHLRDGEAEVVAEQACFLPCTDDGLPVIGEIPGIKGCYVATGHSCWGILNGPATGASLAELIVDGNSTTADLKPFSPSRFLHRRTRQRV; translated from the exons ATGGCCTCTCAACTCCTATCGCCTTCGGCCGTCGGTCAAGGGACGGCCTCAGTCGAGAAGACGGTGGTCGTGTGCGGGGGCGGCGTCATCGGCGCCTGCACAGCGTACTTCCTCGCCACCAAGGGAGCCGCTCGGGTCACAGTCGTCGAGAAATCCTCTGTCGCGTGCGCCGCCTCCGGCAAGGCTGGGGGCTTCCTCGCCCTCGACTGGTGCGACGGTAGCCCCCTCGGCGTCCTCGCGCGAGCCAGCTTCCACCTTCACCGCTCCCTCGCCACCGCCCTCGATGGCCCCGCCAACTATGGCTACCGCCCTCTCGACACTCTTTCCCTCACCCtcctcccttcttcttcctccgcgTCGGACGCCGCTCCGTCGCCTTCCTTCCCACGTTGGGTCGATGGCCCCCGGGCCCGGCAGCCGCGCACGATCGGGACCACGGAGACCACTGCCCAGGTGCATCCGCAGCTATTCACCAGGACTCTCATGTCTGTCGCGGCTTCGAAACATGGGGTGGAGGTTGTGATCGGTGAGGTGGAGCGGGTGGAGGTGGAGGACGGACGGGTGGCCGGGGTGAAGCTCAAGGGAAGCGACGGCCGTGTCATTCCGACCGACACGGTGGTTTTAGCCCTAGGTCCTTGGTCTAACCGAACCCCAATCGTTTCGTCTCTTTTCAACGTCTCTGGTCTCAAGGCACACAGCATCATCCTCCAGCCGAAGGTGCCCGACGCCATCACACCTCATGCCCTCTTCCTCAGCTACCAGCCGGCCCCCGGATCCAAGACATTGGATCCCGAGGTCTACCCTAGACCCACTG GGGAAGTGTACATTTGTGGGATGTCGAAGGAAGCCGAAGTGCCCGATGACCCCGAAGAGATCCACGGAGAGAGTGAATCGATCTCAATGCTGCATGAGATTGCTAGCACAGTGTCGAGTCACCTGAGAGATGGGGAGGCGGAGGTGGTGGCTGAGCAAGCTTGCTTCTTGCCTTGTACCGATGATGGATTGCCTGTAATTGGGGAAATTCCAGGGATTAAAGGTTGCTACGTTGCCACCGGCCATAGCTGCTGGGGAATTCTGAATGGTCCTGCCACTGGAGCTTCACTCGCAGAGCTCATCGTTGATGGCAATTCCACCACTGCCGATCTCAAACCTTTCAGTCCCTCCAGGTTTCTCCACAGGCGCACCAGGCAAAGAGTCTAA
- the LOC122003638 gene encoding protein TIFY 5A-like translates to MLLKPSWSEQLEVEEEEEEGGMEAELKLSLGGAGEQQKQMTIFYKDRVYVCYATENQAKAIISMAKSETAEEELKSAIMRQQVLPQAMVNARQSMKRSLQRFLQKRRARLRDAAACPYAAAAANLEQK, encoded by the exons ATGCTTTTAAAACCGAGCTGGAGCGAGCAACTGGAggttgaggaggaggaggaggagggcggCATGGAGGCTGAGCTCAAGCTTTCCCTTGGCGGCGCCGGCGAGCAGCAAAAGCAGATGACCATCTTCTACAAGGACAGGGTTTACGTGTGCTACGCCACTGAGAACCAG GCCAAGGCTATCATATCGATGGCGAAAAGCGAGACGGCGGAGGAAGAACTGAAGAGCGCAATAATGAGGCAACAAGTGCTTCCCCAAGCGATGGTCAACGCAAGGCAGTCCATGAAGAGATCTCTGCAGAGGTTTCTGCAGAAGAGGAGGGCCAGACTCCGTGATGCCGCAGCGTGTCCGTACGCCGCCGCCGCTGCCAACCTCGAGCAGAAATAG